One genomic segment of Calonectris borealis chromosome 18, bCalBor7.hap1.2, whole genome shotgun sequence includes these proteins:
- the TXNRD2 gene encoding thioredoxin reductase 2, mitochondrial isoform X2, which translates to MAALWRRRRLLGVSGLCRTVRALSGKNEYDLLIIGGGSGGLACAKEAAQFGKKVAVLDYVEPSPQGTKWGLGGTCVNVGCIPKKLMHQAALLGSALKDAQHYGWNIAQPVHHTWSVMAQAVQNYVKSLNWGHRVQLQDKKVKYFNMKGSFSDPHTIRGLTKAGKETVVTAENIVIATGGRPKYPTHIAGALEYGITSDDLFWLKESPGKTLVVGASYVSLECAGFLTGIGLDTTVMMRSIPLRGFDQQMASLVTEHMESYGTKFLKRCFPTKVEKLESNRLQVTWKNTDLGTEETDSFDTVMWAVGRAPDTETLNLETVGVKTNSETGKIIVDASEATSVPHIYAVGDITEGRPELTPTAIAAGKLLAQRLFGQSLELMDYDNVPTTVFTPLEYGCVGLSEEAAVQCYGSDNIEVYHAYYKPLEFTVAERDATQCYMKMVCLREREQRILGLHFIGPNAGEVTQGFALGIKCGATYPQLMKTIGIHPTCAEEITKLHITKRSGLDATVTGC; encoded by the exons ATGGCGGCGCTGTGGCGGAGGCGGCGTCTCCTGGGAGTGTCGGGGCTGTGCCGTACGGTACGAGCCCTCTCAG GAAAGAATGAGTATGATCTTCTGATAATTGGTGGAGGGTCTGGAGGCCTTGCTTGTGCAAAAGAAG CTGCTCAGTTTGGAAAGAAAGTGGCCGTTTTGGATTATGTGGAACCTTCTCCACAAG gaaccaaatggggacttggTGGAACTTGTGTGAATGTTGGCTGCATTCCTAAAAAGCTTATGCATCAAGCAGCTCTTTTAGGGAGTGCCCTTAAAGATGCCCAACACTATGGCTGGAATATAGCCCAACCTGTTCATCATACCTG GTCTGTGATGGCACAAGCTGTTCAGAATTATGTGAAATCCTTGAACTGGGGACACAGAGTGCAACTACAAGACAA GAAGgtgaaatatttcaacatgaAAGGGAGTTTTTCTGATCCACATACAATCCGTGGTTTAACAAAAGCAGGTAAAGAG aCTGTTGttactgcagaaaatattgtCATTGCTACTGGAGGCAGACCAAAATATCCTACGCAC ATTGCAGGTGCACTGGAGTATGGAATTACAAGTGATGATCTATTCTGGTTAAAAGAATCTCCTGGAAAAAC GTTGGTTGTTGGAGCCAGCT ATGTTTCACTTGAGTGTGCTGGTTTTCTAACAGGCATTGGATTGGACACTACAGTCATGATGAGAAGTATCCCACTTCGTGGGTTTGATCAG CAAATGGCATCTTTAGTAACTGAGCACATGGAATCTTACGGCACAAAATTTTTAAAGAGGTGTTTCCCAACCAAAGTTGAAAAATTGGAGAGCAACAGATTGCAAGTCACCTGGAAAAATACTGACCTGGGCACAGAAGAAACCGATTCCTTTGACACAGTGATGTGGGCAGTAG gccGAGCCCCTGACACCGAAACTCTCAATTTGGAGACAGTTGGAGTGAAAACTAATTCTGAAACTGGAAAGATCATTGTTGATGCCAGTGAAGCTACTTCTGTTCCTCACATTTATGCAGTTGGAGACATAACAGAG GGCCGTCCTGAATTAACACCCACAGCGATAGCTGCAGGAAAACTGCTGGCTCAGCGTCTTTTTGGCCAGTCTTTAGAATTGATGGACTATGACAAT GTACCTACTACAGTTTTCACTCCCTTGGAATATGGTTGTGTTGGACTGTCGGAAGAAGCGGCTGTGCAATGTTATGGATCAGATAATATTGAG GTATACCATGCATATTATAAACCTTTAGAGTTTACAGTGGCTGAAAGGGACGCAACTCAATGCTACATGAAA ATGGTGTGCTTACGAGAGAGAGAGCAACGAATACTTGGCCTTCATTTCATTGGACCAAATGCAGGCGAAGTTACTCAAGGATTTGCTCTTGGAATCAA atgtgGTGCTACGTATCCTCAACTAATGAAGACAATTGGCATTCACCCTACCTGTGCTGAAGAAATTACCAAGTTGCACATTACAAAGCGTTCTGGCTTGGATGCAACAGTCACAGGCTGCTGA
- the TXNRD2 gene encoding thioredoxin reductase 2, mitochondrial isoform X1, with translation MAALWRRRRLLGVSGLCRTVRALSGKNEYDLLIIGGGSGGLACAKEAAQFGKKVAVLDYVEPSPQGTKWGLGGTCVNVGCIPKKLMHQAALLGSALKDAQHYGWNIAQPVHHTWSVMAQAVQNYVKSLNWGHRVQLQDKKVKYFNMKGSFSDPHTIRGLTKAGKETVVTAENIVIATGGRPKYPTHIAGALEYGITSDDLFWLKESPGKTLVVGASYVSLECAGFLTGIGLDTTVMMRSIPLRGFDQQMASLVTEHMESYGTKFLKRCFPTKVEKLESNRLQVTWKNTDLGTEETDSFDTVMWAVGRAPDTETLNLETVGVKTNSETGKIIVDASEATSVPHIYAVGDITEGRPELTPTAIAAGKLLAQRLFGQSLELMDYDNQVPTTVFTPLEYGCVGLSEEAAVQCYGSDNIEVYHAYYKPLEFTVAERDATQCYMKMVCLREREQRILGLHFIGPNAGEVTQGFALGIKCGATYPQLMKTIGIHPTCAEEITKLHITKRSGLDATVTGC, from the exons ATGGCGGCGCTGTGGCGGAGGCGGCGTCTCCTGGGAGTGTCGGGGCTGTGCCGTACGGTACGAGCCCTCTCAG GAAAGAATGAGTATGATCTTCTGATAATTGGTGGAGGGTCTGGAGGCCTTGCTTGTGCAAAAGAAG CTGCTCAGTTTGGAAAGAAAGTGGCCGTTTTGGATTATGTGGAACCTTCTCCACAAG gaaccaaatggggacttggTGGAACTTGTGTGAATGTTGGCTGCATTCCTAAAAAGCTTATGCATCAAGCAGCTCTTTTAGGGAGTGCCCTTAAAGATGCCCAACACTATGGCTGGAATATAGCCCAACCTGTTCATCATACCTG GTCTGTGATGGCACAAGCTGTTCAGAATTATGTGAAATCCTTGAACTGGGGACACAGAGTGCAACTACAAGACAA GAAGgtgaaatatttcaacatgaAAGGGAGTTTTTCTGATCCACATACAATCCGTGGTTTAACAAAAGCAGGTAAAGAG aCTGTTGttactgcagaaaatattgtCATTGCTACTGGAGGCAGACCAAAATATCCTACGCAC ATTGCAGGTGCACTGGAGTATGGAATTACAAGTGATGATCTATTCTGGTTAAAAGAATCTCCTGGAAAAAC GTTGGTTGTTGGAGCCAGCT ATGTTTCACTTGAGTGTGCTGGTTTTCTAACAGGCATTGGATTGGACACTACAGTCATGATGAGAAGTATCCCACTTCGTGGGTTTGATCAG CAAATGGCATCTTTAGTAACTGAGCACATGGAATCTTACGGCACAAAATTTTTAAAGAGGTGTTTCCCAACCAAAGTTGAAAAATTGGAGAGCAACAGATTGCAAGTCACCTGGAAAAATACTGACCTGGGCACAGAAGAAACCGATTCCTTTGACACAGTGATGTGGGCAGTAG gccGAGCCCCTGACACCGAAACTCTCAATTTGGAGACAGTTGGAGTGAAAACTAATTCTGAAACTGGAAAGATCATTGTTGATGCCAGTGAAGCTACTTCTGTTCCTCACATTTATGCAGTTGGAGACATAACAGAG GGCCGTCCTGAATTAACACCCACAGCGATAGCTGCAGGAAAACTGCTGGCTCAGCGTCTTTTTGGCCAGTCTTTAGAATTGATGGACTATGACAAT CAGGTACCTACTACAGTTTTCACTCCCTTGGAATATGGTTGTGTTGGACTGTCGGAAGAAGCGGCTGTGCAATGTTATGGATCAGATAATATTGAG GTATACCATGCATATTATAAACCTTTAGAGTTTACAGTGGCTGAAAGGGACGCAACTCAATGCTACATGAAA ATGGTGTGCTTACGAGAGAGAGAGCAACGAATACTTGGCCTTCATTTCATTGGACCAAATGCAGGCGAAGTTACTCAAGGATTTGCTCTTGGAATCAA atgtgGTGCTACGTATCCTCAACTAATGAAGACAATTGGCATTCACCCTACCTGTGCTGAAGAAATTACCAAGTTGCACATTACAAAGCGTTCTGGCTTGGATGCAACAGTCACAGGCTGCTGA
- the TXNRD2 gene encoding thioredoxin reductase 2, mitochondrial isoform X4, translating to MHQAALLGSALKDAQHYGWNIAQPVHHTWSVMAQAVQNYVKSLNWGHRVQLQDKKVKYFNMKGSFSDPHTIRGLTKAGKETVVTAENIVIATGGRPKYPTHIAGALEYGITSDDLFWLKESPGKTLVVGASYVSLECAGFLTGIGLDTTVMMRSIPLRGFDQQMASLVTEHMESYGTKFLKRCFPTKVEKLESNRLQVTWKNTDLGTEETDSFDTVMWAVGRAPDTETLNLETVGVKTNSETGKIIVDASEATSVPHIYAVGDITEGRPELTPTAIAAGKLLAQRLFGQSLELMDYDNQVPTTVFTPLEYGCVGLSEEAAVQCYGSDNIEVYHAYYKPLEFTVAERDATQCYMKMVCLREREQRILGLHFIGPNAGEVTQGFALGIKCGATYPQLMKTIGIHPTCAEEITKLHITKRSGLDATVTGC from the exons ATGCATCAAGCAGCTCTTTTAGGGAGTGCCCTTAAAGATGCCCAACACTATGGCTGGAATATAGCCCAACCTGTTCATCATACCTG GTCTGTGATGGCACAAGCTGTTCAGAATTATGTGAAATCCTTGAACTGGGGACACAGAGTGCAACTACAAGACAA GAAGgtgaaatatttcaacatgaAAGGGAGTTTTTCTGATCCACATACAATCCGTGGTTTAACAAAAGCAGGTAAAGAG aCTGTTGttactgcagaaaatattgtCATTGCTACTGGAGGCAGACCAAAATATCCTACGCAC ATTGCAGGTGCACTGGAGTATGGAATTACAAGTGATGATCTATTCTGGTTAAAAGAATCTCCTGGAAAAAC GTTGGTTGTTGGAGCCAGCT ATGTTTCACTTGAGTGTGCTGGTTTTCTAACAGGCATTGGATTGGACACTACAGTCATGATGAGAAGTATCCCACTTCGTGGGTTTGATCAG CAAATGGCATCTTTAGTAACTGAGCACATGGAATCTTACGGCACAAAATTTTTAAAGAGGTGTTTCCCAACCAAAGTTGAAAAATTGGAGAGCAACAGATTGCAAGTCACCTGGAAAAATACTGACCTGGGCACAGAAGAAACCGATTCCTTTGACACAGTGATGTGGGCAGTAG gccGAGCCCCTGACACCGAAACTCTCAATTTGGAGACAGTTGGAGTGAAAACTAATTCTGAAACTGGAAAGATCATTGTTGATGCCAGTGAAGCTACTTCTGTTCCTCACATTTATGCAGTTGGAGACATAACAGAG GGCCGTCCTGAATTAACACCCACAGCGATAGCTGCAGGAAAACTGCTGGCTCAGCGTCTTTTTGGCCAGTCTTTAGAATTGATGGACTATGACAAT CAGGTACCTACTACAGTTTTCACTCCCTTGGAATATGGTTGTGTTGGACTGTCGGAAGAAGCGGCTGTGCAATGTTATGGATCAGATAATATTGAG GTATACCATGCATATTATAAACCTTTAGAGTTTACAGTGGCTGAAAGGGACGCAACTCAATGCTACATGAAA ATGGTGTGCTTACGAGAGAGAGAGCAACGAATACTTGGCCTTCATTTCATTGGACCAAATGCAGGCGAAGTTACTCAAGGATTTGCTCTTGGAATCAA atgtgGTGCTACGTATCCTCAACTAATGAAGACAATTGGCATTCACCCTACCTGTGCTGAAGAAATTACCAAGTTGCACATTACAAAGCGTTCTGGCTTGGATGCAACAGTCACAGGCTGCTGA
- the TXNRD2 gene encoding thioredoxin reductase 2, mitochondrial isoform X3 has product MAALWRRRRLLGVSGLCRTVRALSGKNEYDLLIIGGGSGGLACAKEAAQFGKKVAVLDYVEPSPQGTKWGLGGTCVNVGCIPKKLMHQAALLGSALKDAQHYGWNIAQPVHHTWSVMAQAVQNYVKSLNWGHRVQLQDKKVKYFNMKGSFSDPHTIRGLTKAGKETVVTAENIVIATGGRPKYPTHIAGALEYGITSDDLFWLKESPGKTLVVGASYVSLECAGFLTGIGLDTTVMMRSIPLRGFDQQMASLVTEHMESYGTKFLKRCFPTKVEKLESNRLQVTWKNTDLGTEETDSFDTVMWAVGRAPDTETLNLETVGVKTNSETGKIIVDASEATSVPHIYAVGDITESCSVYASHLGQ; this is encoded by the exons ATGGCGGCGCTGTGGCGGAGGCGGCGTCTCCTGGGAGTGTCGGGGCTGTGCCGTACGGTACGAGCCCTCTCAG GAAAGAATGAGTATGATCTTCTGATAATTGGTGGAGGGTCTGGAGGCCTTGCTTGTGCAAAAGAAG CTGCTCAGTTTGGAAAGAAAGTGGCCGTTTTGGATTATGTGGAACCTTCTCCACAAG gaaccaaatggggacttggTGGAACTTGTGTGAATGTTGGCTGCATTCCTAAAAAGCTTATGCATCAAGCAGCTCTTTTAGGGAGTGCCCTTAAAGATGCCCAACACTATGGCTGGAATATAGCCCAACCTGTTCATCATACCTG GTCTGTGATGGCACAAGCTGTTCAGAATTATGTGAAATCCTTGAACTGGGGACACAGAGTGCAACTACAAGACAA GAAGgtgaaatatttcaacatgaAAGGGAGTTTTTCTGATCCACATACAATCCGTGGTTTAACAAAAGCAGGTAAAGAG aCTGTTGttactgcagaaaatattgtCATTGCTACTGGAGGCAGACCAAAATATCCTACGCAC ATTGCAGGTGCACTGGAGTATGGAATTACAAGTGATGATCTATTCTGGTTAAAAGAATCTCCTGGAAAAAC GTTGGTTGTTGGAGCCAGCT ATGTTTCACTTGAGTGTGCTGGTTTTCTAACAGGCATTGGATTGGACACTACAGTCATGATGAGAAGTATCCCACTTCGTGGGTTTGATCAG CAAATGGCATCTTTAGTAACTGAGCACATGGAATCTTACGGCACAAAATTTTTAAAGAGGTGTTTCCCAACCAAAGTTGAAAAATTGGAGAGCAACAGATTGCAAGTCACCTGGAAAAATACTGACCTGGGCACAGAAGAAACCGATTCCTTTGACACAGTGATGTGGGCAGTAG gccGAGCCCCTGACACCGAAACTCTCAATTTGGAGACAGTTGGAGTGAAAACTAATTCTGAAACTGGAAAGATCATTGTTGATGCCAGTGAAGCTACTTCTGTTCCTCACATTTATGCAGTTGGAGACATAACAGAG agctGTAGTGTTTATGCCAGCCACCTGGGTCAGTAA